CGACGCTGACCACCCAAGAGGCCGCCGACCTGCGGTGCGGCGCTCGCAACGCCGCCGAGGGCTGGACGAGCTGGCCAGGAACGTCGCTGAGCGGATCGGGCCCCTGAAGGCCAAGGGGCTTGTCGCTGCCATGGCGGGAGCATTTCCGGAGAGCCTGGTGACGGGGTACGCCGCGCTCTTGTACGCCATGGCGAACGATCCCAAGGACCGGCACGTCCTGGCGGCGGCTGCCGGGGGCGCCCACACCGCCGCCGGGGATGCTCACCTCCCCGGCCCGCTCACATCTCCGGCGGCGGTGTGGGCGCCCCCGGCAGCCTGATCGTCGCGACCGTGCCGGGACCTTCGCCCTCCGGGGCCGGGCGCAAGGCGATCTCGCCGCCCGCCTGCTGGACCGTGCGGGCCACGATGGAGAGGCCGAGGCCCGAGCCGGGGAGCTGGCGGGCGGAGGGGGAGCGCCAGAAGCGTTCGAAGACGTGGGGGAGTTCCTCGGCGGGGATGCCGGGGCCCCGGTCGCGTACCGTCAGCTCGCCCCGGTGCAGGCGCACGTCGATCGTGGCGCGGGGCGGGCTGAACTTCACAGCGTTGTCCAGGACGTTGACGATCGCCCGCTCCAGGGCCGCCGGTTCGGCCCGCACGTACCAGGGGGCCAGGTCGTCGGTGATCGTCAGCTCCGGGCCGCGCAGGCGGGCGCGTTGCAGGGCGGTGCGGGTGATGTCGTGCAGGGCCACCACCTGGAGCGGGCCCGGCTGGGCGGCGTCGGGGCGGGCCAGCTCCTGGAGGTCCCCGATCAGTGCGGCCAGCTCCGTCATCTGGGCCTTGACCGAGGCCATCAGCGCCCTCCGGTCGTCCGGCGGGATCACCCGGCCCGTCTCGTCGCTGCGCGCCAGCAGCTCCACATTGGTCCGCAGCGAGGTGAGCGGGGTGCGCAGCTCATGGCCCGCGTCCGCGATCAGCTGGGCCTGGCGGTCGCGGGAGGAGGCGAGCTGCGCGGCCATGGAGTTGAAGGAGTGCGACAGGCGGGCGATCTCGTCCTCGCCGTCGACCGGGATGCGTACGGTCAGGTCCTCCGTGCGCGCCACGTGTTCCACCGCCTCCGTGAGCTCGTCCACCGGGCGCAGGCCCGACCTCGCCACCCAGAGCCCGGCCGCGCCCGCGCCGACCACACCGATGCCGCCGACCAGCGCGAGGACCCAGGCGAGCGTGGAGAGCGGTGCGTCGATCTCGCTCAGCGGGCGGGCCACCGAGACGGCCAGCTGGTTGTTCTGCCGGCCGGAGCTGACCACCGGCGGCAGCTTGCGGGTGTAGACCCGCATCTCCTTGCCGTCGTCGTTCTCCGTCGTGTGCAGGGCGTCGCCCTGCCGGCCCGCCGCCACGGCTACGTCACTGGGCTGGGCGGGGATGGGTGTGGTGTTCGGGGCCGTGCAGTAGCTGCCGTTCGCCGCCACGATCTGCACGGTGTACTGGCCCGGGAACTCCTGGGCGGGCAACTGCCCGCCGCTCAGGCACGACGTCAGCAGGTCGCCCATCGGCTCGTTGTCCATCTTCGCGTTGCGCAGCGAGTCGTCCAGCTGGTCCTCCAGCTGGGCCCGGGTCACGAACCAGCACGCGACCGCCACCGCCGCGACCGCCACCGCGACCGCGACCGCCACCAGGAGCGCGAGCCGGGAGCGCAGCGGCAGCGCGCGGAAGCGCCGTACCAGAGCCCTCCTCGGAGGTGCCGCCTCGCTCACGCCTCGCCGCTCCCGCCCGTACGGAGTGCGTAGCCCACCCCGCGTACGGTGTGGACCAGGCGCGGTTCGCCGCCCGCCTCGGTCTTGCGGCGCAGGTACATCACGTACACGTCCAGGGAGTTGGAGCTCGGCTCGAAGTCGAAGCCCCAGACCGCCTTGAGGATCTGCTCCCGGGTCAGCACCTGGCGCGGGTGCGCCAGGAACATCTCCAGGAGCGTGAACTCGGTTCGGGTCAGCTCCACCCGCCGCTCGCCCCGGGTGACCTCGCGGGTCGCCAGGTCCATCCGCAGGTCGGCGAAGGAGAGCACATCGTCGTCGGAGACGTCCGCGCCCGCCGCCGACGCCGCGTACGAGCTGCGGCGCAGCAGGGCCCGGATGCGGGCGAACAGCTCGTCCAGCTCGAACGGCTTCACCAGGTAGTCGTCCGCGCCCGCGTCGAGGCCGGTGACCCGGTCCCCGACGGTGTCGCGGGCGGTGAGCATGAGGATGGGCGTGGTGGAGCCGGTGGCGCGGATGCGGCGGGCGGCGGTGAGGCCGTCCATGCGGGGCATCTGGATGTCCAGGACGATGAGGTCGGGGGCGTACGCCTCGGCCATCGCCAGGGCGTCGTACCCGTCGACCGCGACCTGGGTGCCGTACCCCTCGAAGGCGAGGCTGCGCTGGAGCGCCTCCCGTACGGCGGGTTCGTCGTCGACGATCAGGATGCGCTGGGGATCGTCTTCGGCGGGGCTCATCGCGGTGTCGTCCTCTTCTCGTTCCGGCCGGTGGGGGCGGGCTCAGCCTCGCACGGTCAGGAGGTGTTCCCCGCGCGCAGGGCGTCCAGGTCGGCCTTGAGCGTGTTCACCGGGATCGCGAAGCCGAGGCCCACGCTGCCCGCCGACGAACCGCCGCCCGCCGCCGAGGAACTGGGCGCGTACATCGCGGAGTTGATGCCGATGATCTCACCGTCCATGTTGATCAGCGCGCCGCCGGAGTTGCCGGGGTTGAGCGAGGCGTCGGTCTGGAGCGCCTTGTACGTGGTCGTCTTCTCGCCCGTGTCGCCGTTGAACTGCTGCCCGCCGAACTCGAACGGCCACTGATCACTTCCGCCGCCCTGGCCCTGGCCCTGGCCCGAGCTGCCGGAGTCGTCCTTCGCCACCGTCACGTCCCGGTCCAGCGCGGAGATGATCCCGCTGGTGACCGTGCCGGTCAGCCCCTCCGGCGAGCCGATCGCCACGACCTGGTCGCCCACCTTGACCTGCGAGGAGTCGCCGAGCGCCGCCGTCTTCAGCCCGCTCGCGCCGCGCAGCTTGATGAGCGCGAGGTCCTTGTCGGGGTCGGTGCCCACGACGTCGGCGGTGTACGTCTTGCCGGTGGAGAGCGTGACCTGGATCTGCTGGGCGCCCGAGATGACGTGGTTGTTGGTGACGATCTCGCCGTCCTCGGTGATCACGACGCCGGACCCGGTGGACCTGCCCGCCGAGGAGGCCGCGCCGATCTCGACGATGGCCGGGGAGACCGCCTCCGCGACACCGGAGACCGTCCCCTTGCTGCTCTGCGAGACGGTGGTGCCCTGGACCGCGCCCTTGGCGCCGGTCGCCTGGGCGGAGCCGCCGTTCAGCTGGCCGACCAGGGTC
This DNA window, taken from Streptomyces griseus subsp. griseus, encodes the following:
- a CDS encoding response regulator transcription factor; the encoded protein is MSPAEDDPQRILIVDDEPAVREALQRSLAFEGYGTQVAVDGYDALAMAEAYAPDLIVLDIQMPRMDGLTAARRIRATGSTTPILMLTARDTVGDRVTGLDAGADDYLVKPFELDELFARIRALLRRSSYAASAAGADVSDDDVLSFADLRMDLATREVTRGERRVELTRTEFTLLEMFLAHPRQVLTREQILKAVWGFDFEPSSNSLDVYVMYLRRKTEAGGEPRLVHTVRGVGYALRTGGSGEA
- a CDS encoding sensor histidine kinase, with amino-acid sequence MSEAAPPRRALVRRFRALPLRSRLALLVAVAVAVAVAAVAVACWFVTRAQLEDQLDDSLRNAKMDNEPMGDLLTSCLSGGQLPAQEFPGQYTVQIVAANGSYCTAPNTTPIPAQPSDVAVAAGRQGDALHTTENDDGKEMRVYTRKLPPVVSSGRQNNQLAVSVARPLSEIDAPLSTLAWVLALVGGIGVVGAGAAGLWVARSGLRPVDELTEAVEHVARTEDLTVRIPVDGEDEIARLSHSFNSMAAQLASSRDRQAQLIADAGHELRTPLTSLRTNVELLARSDETGRVIPPDDRRALMASVKAQMTELAALIGDLQELARPDAAQPGPLQVVALHDITRTALQRARLRGPELTITDDLAPWYVRAEPAALERAIVNVLDNAVKFSPPRATIDVRLHRGELTVRDRGPGIPAEELPHVFERFWRSPSARQLPGSGLGLSIVARTVQQAGGEIALRPAPEGEGPGTVATIRLPGAPTPPPEM
- a CDS encoding S1C family serine protease, yielding MDMTENLRPSGAHSTDQDPTSYAYGSAGYSDSAHDGSTAYDGAAGGYPPPPPYAPTNHRRAKRPVALLAAVALAAAVIGGGTATLVGQLNGGSAQATGAKGAVQGTTVSQSSKGTVSGVAEAVSPAIVEIGAASSAGRSTGSGVVITEDGEIVTNNHVISGAQQIQVTLSTGKTYTADVVGTDPDKDLALIKLRGASGLKTAALGDSSQVKVGDQVVAIGSPEGLTGTVTSGIISALDRDVTVAKDDSGSSGQGQGQGGGSDQWPFEFGGQQFNGDTGEKTTTYKALQTDASLNPGNSGGALINMDGEIIGINSAMYAPSSSAAGGGSSAGSVGLGFAIPVNTLKADLDALRAGNTS